The following is a genomic window from Spirosoma agri.
GATTTCCCGACTGTTTCTACGGCTGCCGTCGGCCAGTATTCCAGTTCCGAATCAAGCCGTTTGGGCTGCGCATCGTTCGCAATTGAACGATATTTTCACCAATTGGTTCTATGCGCTAACGGCAGCCATCAATACGGTCTTAGCACTTGGATTGATCGCTTTGTCGTTGTTGAACCGCTCTGATCGGGGCATCAACACGTATGACTATGCCTGGTTGCTTCCACTTAGTGCGATTATGCTGATTGGTGTAATAATAGCTTTGCCAATTCGCTTGTTCATGAAACCCAGCGACAATGACTGAACAAAAGGAATTAGTATTGAGTCAGTTTCAATACCATTTGCCCGACGAGCGAATTGCCCGGTTTCCATTACCCCAGCGCGACGCGTCTAAGCTGCTCGTTTATCGCGGAGGTCAGATCAATCATGAGCCGTTTTCGGGTTTGCCTGATCAATTGCCAGCTGGCAGTTTCCTGGTTTTTAATAACACGAAAGTCATTCCGGCCCGGCTGCATTTCACGAAAACCACCGGTGCTGTCATCGAGATTTTTCTACTGAGCCCATTTCTGAAGACGGGTGCATCGGGCGAGCTGCAACCCATCAGTCTGGCTATGGAAGCGACCGGTGAGGCCATCTGGCAGGGAATGATTGGGAATCGAAAGCGATGGCGAGCTTCTGAAACGCTGGAAACAACGCTATCAACACCGCATGGAAACGTTTTGCTGACGGCCAGTTGGTATGATTATGACCAGTCAGTAGTTCGATTACAATGGCAGCCCGCCGAATTGACATTTGCGCAGATCATCCAGTATGCGGGTGAAATTCCCTTGCCCCCTTATTTGAAACGTGATGCTACCGAGGCTGATCGGGAAACCTATCAGACCGTCTATTCAAAGCAGGAGGGGGCCGTAGCTGCTCCAACCGCTGGATTGCATTTTACGGAGGCTATATTCAATGAGTTAACCAAACGCGGCATCGAGCACGACTATCTGACCTTACATGTGGGTGCCGGAACCTTCCAGCCAATTAAGGAAGAGAATATCCGGCAGCACCATATGCACACAGAGCAGGTGGTATACACCAAAGCCAACCTGTACAGTCTGTTGAGTCATCTCAAGTCAATCATTGCCGTCGGGACGACATCCATGCGCGCGCTGGAAAGTTTATATTGGATGGGAGCAAAGTTGTTGCAAAATGATCCGGAGCCGTTTCAGCTCGATCAGCATTATGCCTACCAGCTTCCGCACGCTCAGCAACCATCGGTTGAGGAATCCGTCCGGGCCATCCTGACTTATATGATCGATACAAAACAGGAATCAATCGTTGCGCATACGGGTATCTATATAACGCCCGGTTATCGGTTCCGGCTCTGTCAAGGAATCATCACAAATTTTCACCAGCCTGGCTCAACGCTGATTCTGCTCATAGCAGCGCTGGTCGGTGAGGAATGGAAACATATATATAAGGAAGCACTCGAAAACGATTATCGCTTCCTGAGTTACGGTGATTCATCGCTACTACTACCATAAACCATTAATTTGCAATAGTCAAAAAGTGAACGAGCGCGTATAGGCTGCTCTTCGCTCATTTACCCTCTATTTGTATGAATTTTATCGAAGAACTCCGCTGGCGGGGTATGTTAAATGACATGACCCCCGGTACCGAAGAACAACTGCTGAAAGAAATGACAGCAGGGTATATCGGTTTTGATCCCACTGCTGCGTCACTTCATATTGGTAACCTGGCCACAGTCATGCTGTTGGTACACCTTCAGCGAAGTGGTCATAAACCCTTTGCGCTGGTAGGAGGGGCAACGGGAATGATCGGTGACCCATCGGGGAAGGCGGCCGAACGGGAATTTTTGTCCGAAGAGACACTGCGCAAGAACCAGGAAGGTATACGGCAGCAACTGACCAAATTCCTGGACTTCGATTGTGGGGTCAATTCAGCCGAAATGGTCAATAACTACGACTGGTTCAAAGAGATCTCCTTCCTGGGTTTTCTGCGCGAAGCAGGAAAGCATATTACCGTCAATTATATGATGGCTAAGGATTCGGTTAAGAAGCGGCTCGAAACCGGCATATCCTTTACCGAATTCTCGTACCAGCTCTTACAGGGATACGATTTTTACTGGTTATACAAGAATAAGAACGTCCGCCTACAGATGGGCGGTTCTGACCAATGGGGTAATATTACTACCGGAACCGAGCTGATTCGTAGAAAAGAGAGTAATAGCACAGAGCAGACGGACGAGCATTTGGCTTACGCGCTGACAACACCGTTGGTCACAAAAGCAGATGGCACCAAATTCGGGAAATCTGAAAGCGGCAATGTCTGGCTTGATCCATTGCTGACATCGCCCTACCAG
Proteins encoded in this region:
- a CDS encoding S-adenosylmethionine:tRNA ribosyltransferase-isomerase encodes the protein MTEQKELVLSQFQYHLPDERIARFPLPQRDASKLLVYRGGQINHEPFSGLPDQLPAGSFLVFNNTKVIPARLHFTKTTGAVIEIFLLSPFLKTGASGELQPISLAMEATGEAIWQGMIGNRKRWRASETLETTLSTPHGNVLLTASWYDYDQSVVRLQWQPAELTFAQIIQYAGEIPLPPYLKRDATEADRETYQTVYSKQEGAVAAPTAGLHFTEAIFNELTKRGIEHDYLTLHVGAGTFQPIKEENIRQHHMHTEQVVYTKANLYSLLSHLKSIIAVGTTSMRALESLYWMGAKLLQNDPEPFQLDQHYAYQLPHAQQPSVEESVRAILTYMIDTKQESIVAHTGIYITPGYRFRLCQGIITNFHQPGSTLILLIAALVGEEWKHIYKEALENDYRFLSYGDSSLLLP
- the tyrS gene encoding tyrosine--tRNA ligase; protein product: MNFIEELRWRGMLNDMTPGTEEQLLKEMTAGYIGFDPTAASLHIGNLATVMLLVHLQRSGHKPFALVGGATGMIGDPSGKAAEREFLSEETLRKNQEGIRQQLTKFLDFDCGVNSAEMVNNYDWFKEISFLGFLREAGKHITVNYMMAKDSVKKRLETGISFTEFSYQLLQGYDFYWLYKNKNVRLQMGGSDQWGNITTGTELIRRKESNSTEQTDEHLAYALTTPLVTKADGTKFGKSESGNVWLDPLLTSPYQFYQFWLNTTDADCPRLIRVFTLLPREEIEALEQEHAEAPHLRILQKAIAKEVTIRIHSQAGYDLAVKASDVLFGKATLDTLRSIQVDEFDVIFEGVPQTEITTEELANSKDITDLLSIASKGEVYASKGEARRAITQNAVSINKTKVSDPASSVDLEWLQDRYILVSKGKKNHLLKKV